In Streptomyces sp. NBC_00878, a single window of DNA contains:
- a CDS encoding SchA/CurD-like domain-containing protein: MTTASERVSEPLTQHASQCVSQSVFDGSRLRVVLLVDVHDGAQQRFLEAYEGLCNQVASVPGHVSDQLCQSIENPSQWLITSEWESAPPFLTWVNSEEHVRMVEPLHSCVRDTRSLRFGVVRETGGPAADTAPGERRLQASPRIGDGLIRHALTFTVKPGSEDTVAKILADYAPPEPRVDDTTRLCRTSLFMHGNRVVRAVEVRGDLLAALRHVARQPEVRAVEEAINPYLEQDRDLDDPESARVFFTRAALPAVHHVTAGQESTDAVRHALYYPAREGRGMRLAELLARYDEEAADDPRGPVLRSTIFQRDDVVVRLVDVRGGLDADPGLVLGLTDRGRAAELTALLDGGALGADGSAPGDGDPARLLTASRMDLVTDRRAPDA; the protein is encoded by the coding sequence ATGACCACCGCGTCTGAACGTGTTTCGGAACCGCTGACGCAGCATGCGTCGCAGTGTGTCTCCCAGTCCGTGTTCGACGGCTCCCGGCTCCGGGTCGTCCTGCTGGTGGACGTCCACGACGGGGCCCAGCAGCGGTTCCTGGAGGCGTACGAGGGTCTGTGCAACCAGGTCGCCTCCGTCCCCGGACATGTCAGTGACCAGTTGTGCCAGTCCATCGAGAATCCCTCCCAATGGCTCATCACGAGTGAGTGGGAAAGCGCCCCGCCGTTCCTCACCTGGGTGAACAGTGAGGAACACGTGCGGATGGTGGAGCCGCTGCACAGCTGCGTCCGGGACACCAGGTCGCTTCGCTTCGGCGTCGTCCGCGAGACCGGCGGCCCGGCGGCGGACACCGCGCCCGGGGAGCGCCGGCTCCAGGCGTCGCCCCGGATCGGTGACGGGCTGATCCGCCACGCGCTCACCTTCACGGTCAAGCCGGGCAGCGAGGACACCGTCGCCAAGATCCTCGCCGACTACGCGCCGCCGGAGCCGCGGGTCGACGACACCACCCGGCTGTGCCGCACCTCCCTGTTCATGCACGGCAACCGCGTGGTCCGCGCCGTCGAGGTGCGGGGCGATCTGCTCGCCGCGCTGCGCCACGTCGCCCGGCAGCCCGAGGTACGGGCCGTCGAGGAGGCCATCAACCCCTACCTGGAGCAGGACCGGGACCTCGACGACCCCGAGTCCGCCCGGGTCTTCTTCACCCGCGCGGCGCTGCCCGCCGTCCACCATGTGACGGCGGGCCAGGAGAGTACGGACGCCGTGCGGCACGCGCTGTACTACCCGGCCCGTGAGGGCCGCGGTATGCGACTGGCCGAGTTGCTCGCCCGGTACGACGAGGAGGCGGCGGACGATCCGCGCGGACCGGTGCTGCGCAGCACGATCTTCCAGCGCGACGACGTCGTGGTGCGGCTGGTCGACGTACGCGGCGGGCTCGACGCCGACCCCGGCCTCGTCCTCGGTCTCACGGATCGCGGCCGGGCGGCCGAGCTGACGGCGCTCCTCGACGGCGGAGCCCTCGGGGCGGACGGTTCGGCGCCGGGGGACGGCGACCCCGCCCGTCTCCTCACGGCCTCCCGCATGGACCTCGTCACCGACCGCCGCGCGCCCGACGCGTGA
- a CDS encoding class F sortase translates to MAVRPSSPADKPGGRPVNNEPDPTEQGSRTKVMVIGAAAALVLAVSLFGGNDTPSGASGASGAAHASASAPPAGQPAGQSARQPERRAAGKHLPRSKPLRLLIPKIFVDAPFMALAIGRNGQLEPPPADDINLVGWHAEGPSPGETGTSVIAGHVDTAKSPAVFANLGGLAKGDSFSVKRADGSKASFVVDSVETFDKEHFPSKRVYGDTARAQVRLITCAGDYDRTAKDYTENLVVFAHLA, encoded by the coding sequence ATGGCAGTCCGTCCTTCTTCCCCCGCAGACAAACCCGGTGGCAGACCCGTCAACAACGAGCCCGACCCGACCGAGCAGGGGTCCCGTACCAAGGTGATGGTGATCGGTGCCGCGGCCGCCCTGGTCCTGGCCGTGAGCCTGTTCGGCGGCAACGACACGCCGTCCGGCGCCTCCGGCGCATCAGGCGCCGCCCACGCCTCCGCGTCGGCTCCGCCTGCCGGTCAGCCGGCGGGGCAATCGGCAAGGCAGCCTGAAAGACGGGCGGCGGGGAAGCATCTGCCTCGGTCGAAGCCCCTGCGCCTGCTCATTCCGAAAATCTTCGTCGACGCCCCCTTCATGGCTCTCGCCATCGGTCGCAACGGACAGCTCGAACCTCCTCCCGCCGACGACATCAACCTCGTCGGCTGGCATGCCGAGGGGCCGTCCCCCGGGGAGACGGGCACGTCGGTCATCGCCGGGCACGTCGACACGGCGAAGTCGCCCGCCGTGTTCGCGAACCTCGGAGGACTGGCGAAGGGCGACTCCTTCTCCGTCAAACGAGCCGACGGGAGCAAGGCCTCCTTCGTGGTCGACAGCGTGGAGACGTTCGACAAGGAGCACTTCCCCAGCAAGCGCGTGTACGGCGACACGGCCCGGGCCCAGGTCCGGCTCATCACCTGTGCGGGTGACTACGACCGTACGGCCAAGGACTACACGGAGAACCTCGTCGTCTTCGCCCACCTCGCCTGA
- a CDS encoding DUF1062 domain-containing protein: MLENWVVMPTCLPLVLRRCHACASERFRTSGKFRVNANHKVLDVWLLALCTACGETTKLTVMERMNVRSIRPGLLDRLHDNDPGLAAELLQDPVVRRRNRIALDWDNAWRLDTGGSDHQDREVTDVKEVKEVKEVKEVKEVKEMADANYAIDVSVRFAARIPVRPVRLIAEGFGLSRAEVERLITEGNLVSAVRLSGRLSGDFTFTLKH, translated from the coding sequence GTGCTCGAAAACTGGGTGGTCATGCCCACCTGCCTGCCCCTCGTTCTCCGTCGTTGCCACGCGTGCGCGTCCGAGCGTTTCCGGACGAGCGGCAAATTCCGCGTCAACGCCAACCACAAGGTCCTCGATGTCTGGCTCCTCGCGCTCTGTACCGCCTGCGGGGAGACCACGAAGCTCACGGTCATGGAACGGATGAACGTGCGCTCCATACGGCCCGGACTGCTGGACCGGCTGCATGACAACGACCCCGGCCTGGCGGCCGAGCTGCTCCAGGATCCGGTCGTACGGCGCCGCAATCGCATCGCCCTCGACTGGGACAACGCCTGGCGTCTCGACACCGGCGGATCGGATCACCAGGACCGCGAGGTGACCGACGTGAAGGAAGTGAAGGAAGTGAAGGAGGTGAAGGAGGTGAAGGAGGTGAAGGAAATGGCCGACGCGAACTACGCCATCGACGTATCGGTTCGCTTCGCGGCGCGGATACCCGTCCGGCCGGTGCGGCTCATCGCTGAAGGCTTCGGTCTTTCGCGGGCCGAGGTCGAGAGGCTGATCACGGAGGGGAATCTCGTCTCGGCGGTCCGGCTGAGCGGCAGGCTCTCCGGCGACTTCACCTTCACGCTCAAGCACTGA